GCCATGCAGGACTTGGCGAAGCGCTGGACCGATTCCACGATTCGGCTGAGTCCGTTACGGCGGTTGGGTGACAAGTGTTGGGTGATGCCGACCTCCCCGAGAAAGGCTGCGTCATTCTCAATGATAGCTTCGGGTTTCTGTGCGCTGTAGAAGTCGCAGAGCAGGGTGGCAATGCCCTTGACGATGGCCGAATCCGAGTCGGATTGGAAGTAGCAGAGTCCGTCGCGGAATTCCGGGACGACCCAGAGTTGAGACATGCAGCCTTCAATCTTGAAGGTCTCGATGCGCAGGTCGTCGGGCAGAGTGGCTGCCTTTTTGCCGCAGTCGACGATGTATCCGAGCCGTTCGTAGGGATCGGGGATGAGCGTAATCTCTTCGACGATGGCCTGTTGTTTTTCTTCTAAAGTCATGATCGGTCTGGTCTGATACGGAATTTCGGGAGCCTGTGAACCATAAAAACAGCAGTCAAGGTGCCGATCATGAGGTAGACCCTATTATTATACACCGCCAGCAGGGACGCTTATAGTGAATGTAAGCCACTGTGGCGATGACGGGGCGAGTCCGAAAAGAAGGCCGTCTGCGCCTGAAAAAGCTTGCAGGGACTTGAATTTAGGGCAGTTTCCGCAGCCTTTAATTCACACCGACACTCCCTGATTCGGGCTTGAGCCAGTATTGATGCGGCTAGGTTACGGGTTGGGGTTGCCTTGTCGGCGGCGAAAATTTTGCAATAAAATCCTTGCACAGGATTTTCGAAACGCTACTTTCGCCGTCTTTCTCTAAATCCAGCGATCTAAATTTCCTAGTTTCATGCCAACAATCAACCAACTCGTCCGCGCACCTCGCGTTGTGCAGAAGGTAAAGTCAAAGTCACGTGCTCTGGACAAGAACCCGTTCCGCCGTGGCGTGTGCGTGCAGGTCATGACCCGTACGCCCAAAAAGCCGAACTCCGCTATCCGTAAGGTGGCCAAGGTTCGTCTGACTAATGGTATTGAGGTCATCGCCTACATTCCTGACGAAGGTCACAACCTTCAGGAGCACAGCATCGTGCTGGTTCGTGGCGGTCGTGTGAAGGACCTTCCGGGTGTACGTTACCATATCGTTCGCGGCACGCTGGACTGCGTTGGTGTGGAAAAACGCCGCCGTAGCCGCTCCAAGTACGGTGTGAAGCGCCCGAAGGAATCCAAGTAATCCACTTTTAAATTTAAGATATCATGTCACGTCGTCGCCAAGCCGTTAAGCGTCCGATTATCCCGGATCCCCGTTACAACAGCACTCTGGTCACCAACCTGGTCAACATGATCATGGAGCGCGGTAAGCGCACTTTGGCTCAGCGTATCGTTTACACTGCTTTCCAGCGCGTGAGCGAGAAGCTCGGCAAGGGTGATCCGGTCGACCTCGTCATGGGTGCATTGGAAAATGCACGCCCGAAGCTTGAAGTGAAGAGCCGCCGCGTTGGTGGTGCTACTTACCAAGTCCCGGTTGAAATTTCCTTTGAGCGCCAACAAAGTCTGGCATTCCGCTGGATGGTGGCCTCTGCCCGTAAGCGCAAGGGTGTCCCGATGGACGAAGCGCTCGCCGATGAGATTGTTGACGCTTACAACAACACCGGCGCTGTTGTGAAGAAGAAGGAAGAGACCCACCGCATGGCACAGGCCAACCGCGCCTTTGCCCACCTGCGCTGGTAGGTCCTACCTGCTTCTACTTTTGTTCTTTTCCAGTCGAATCCGTTTATGTCCGCCGTTGCTACAGCATCCGTGAATTCGCCGAAGCGTAAGTTCCCTTTGGAACATACGCGCAATATCGGCATCGCGGCGCATATCGACGCGGGGAAAACGACGACTACCGAGCGCATTCTCTTCTATGCGGGCGTCGTCCATAAGATGGGCGAAGTTCACGAAGGAAGCGCGGTTACCGACTGGATGGAACAAGAACGTGAGCGCGGCATCACGATTACCT
Above is a window of Coraliomargarita parva DNA encoding:
- a CDS encoding SufE family protein, producing MTLEEKQQAIVEEITLIPDPYERLGYIVDCGKKAATLPDDLRIETFKIEGCMSQLWVVPEFRDGLCYFQSDSDSAIVKGIATLLCDFYSAQKPEAIIENDAAFLGEVGITQHLSPNRRNGLSRIVESVQRFAKSCMAES
- the rpsL gene encoding 30S ribosomal protein S12; this translates as MPTINQLVRAPRVVQKVKSKSRALDKNPFRRGVCVQVMTRTPKKPNSAIRKVAKVRLTNGIEVIAYIPDEGHNLQEHSIVLVRGGRVKDLPGVRYHIVRGTLDCVGVEKRRRSRSKYGVKRPKESK
- the rpsG gene encoding 30S ribosomal protein S7, which produces MSRRRQAVKRPIIPDPRYNSTLVTNLVNMIMERGKRTLAQRIVYTAFQRVSEKLGKGDPVDLVMGALENARPKLEVKSRRVGGATYQVPVEISFERQQSLAFRWMVASARKRKGVPMDEALADEIVDAYNNTGAVVKKKEETHRMAQANRAFAHLRW